The following coding sequences are from one Triticum aestivum cultivar Chinese Spring chromosome 5A, IWGSC CS RefSeq v2.1, whole genome shotgun sequence window:
- the LOC123102991 gene encoding pentatricopeptide repeat-containing protein At2g13600 produces MGRRPDSCRYSASGMRRLPPTLAVHLPPCPTRTATPLATAAGFNVATVLDLIERAISVGDVRRLGRAAHALLVKTALNHHTLLSNRLIELYATLNSPAASRAAFEELPYRNAHSYNNLLAALSRGPATLPDALHLLDAMPAPSRNVVSYNTVISALARHGRQGEALRVFARLARDRCLGPEVAVDRFAVVSVASACAGMGAVRPLREMHGAVVVSGLEVTVIMANAMVDAYSKAGRMEDARTLFNQMSIRDTVSWTSMIAGYCRAKRLDEAVRVFHMMPEQDTIAWTALISGHEQNDEEDAALELFRQMLVQGMAPTPFALVSSLGACAKLGLVIRGKEVHGFILRRCIGSDPFNIFIHNALIDMYSKCGDMATAMLMFAGMPERDFISWNSMVTGFSHNGQGKQSLAVFKRMLEAEVQPTYVTFLAVLTACSHAGLVSDGRQILESMKYHGVEPRAEHYASFIDALGRNHQLEEASEFIKDLSSRIGPGTTGSWGALLGACRVHGNIEIAEKVAESLFQLEPGNSGRYVMLSNIYAAAGQWDDARRIRGIMKEKGLRKDQACSWIEVRNAKHMFVADDTSHCEANEIYGTLDKLFDHMRVVVDPVEDQLALC; encoded by the coding sequence ATGGGCCGCCGGCCCGATAGTTGCCGCTACTCTGCTTCTGGCATGCGCCGTCTCCCGCCGACGCTCGCCGTCCACCTGCCGCCATGCCCCACGCGCACGGCTACTccactcgccaccgccgccggctTCAACGTCGCGACGGTGCTCGACCTCATCGAGCGCGCCATCTCCGTGGGCGACGTCCGCCGCCTAGGCCGTGCCGCGCACGCGCTCCTCGTAAAGACGGCGCTCAACCATCACACCCTCCTCTCCAACCGCCTCATCGAGCTCTACGCCACGCTAAACTCCCCGGCGGCCTCCCGCGCAGCCTTCGAAGAACTCCCGTACAGGAATGCCCATTCCTACAACAACCTCCTGGCCGCGCTTTCACGCGGCCCCGCCACCCTCCCCGACGCCCTCCACCTGCTCGACGCGATGCCTGCCCCCTCTCGCAACGTAGTATCCTACAACACCGTCATCTCGGCCCTCGCGCGGCACGGCCGGCAGGGGGAAGCGCTCCGCGTGTTTGCCCGGTTGGCCAGGGACAGGTGCCTGGGGCCGGAGGTGGCCGTCGACCGTTTTGCAGTGGTCAGCGTGGCGAGCGCGTGCGCTGGGATGGGAGCCGTGAGGCCACTCCGAGAGATGCACGGCGCCGTAGTGGTGTCGGGGTTGGAGGTGACGGTCATTATGGCCAATGCAATGGTGGATGCGTACAGCAAGGCCGGGAGGATGGAGGACGCCAGGACGTTGTTCAACCAGATGAGCATCCGGGACACGGTCTCTTGGACATCGATGATTGCAGGGTACTGCCGTGCGAAGAGGCTCGATGAGGCAGTCCGGGTATTTCACATGATGCCGGAGCAGGACACAATTGCATGGACGGCACTCATCTCTGGGCACGAGCAgaatgatgaggaggatgctgctCTGGAACTTTTTCGACAGATGCTGGTTCAGGGGATGGCACCAACACCGTTTGCTTTGGTGTCGTCTCTTGGTGCATGCGCCAAGCTCGGGCTTGTTATTCGAGGGAAGGAAGTGCATGGTTTCATCTTGCGCCGCTGCATCGGTTCAGACCCTTTCAACATTTTCATCCACAATGCCCTCATTGACATGTACTCCAAGTGCGGTGACATGGCGACTGCCATGTTAATGTTTGCAGGGATGCCTGAAAGGGACTTCATCTCCTGGAACTCCATGGTGACAGGGTTCTCGCACAATGGCCAGGGGAAGCAGTCGCTTGCCGTGTTCAAAAGGATGCTTGAAGCTGAAGTGCAGCCAACCTATGTTACTTTTCTTGCTGTCCTAACGGCTTGCAGTCATGCCGGTCTAGTCTCTGATGGCCGTCAGATTCTTGAATCAATGAAGTACCATGGTGTTGAACCAAGGGCTGAACACTATGCCTCCTTCATAGATGCTCTTGGTCGGAACCATCAACTGGAAGAAGCAAGCGAGTTCATCAAAGATTTGTCATCCAGGATTGGTCCAGGTACAACTGGGTCGTGGGGAGCGCTTCTTGGCGCATGCCGTGTTCACGGCAATATTGAGATTGCAGAGAAAGTGGCGGAGTCCCTTTTCCAGTTGGAGCCTGGAAACAGCGGTCGGTATGTCATGTTGTCAAACATTTATGCAGCGGCAGGTCAGTGGGATGATGCCCGCCGTATCAGGGGGATTATGAAGGAGAAGGGTCTGAGGAAGGACCAAGCTTGCAGTTGGATCGAGGTGCGGAATGCGAAGCACATGTTTGTTGCTGATGACACGTCTCACTGTGAGGCAAATGAGATATATGGGACGCTGGACAAACTTTTTGATCATATGCGTGTTGTAGTGGATCCTGTTGAAGACCAGCTTGCGCTGTGCTGA
- the LOC123102992 gene encoding uncharacterized protein has protein sequence MGNCLVIQDRKEIKVMSVGDGEILKALPPPLSKGAVARVSGSDTDDALRAQKQHLDVRVGDLGQLHRLFPSDVKAPSAVADPGAVMRVKLVISKQELRRMLGKDDQAVSLDDMVALMRRGSEDQHQEEIGCCRGWRPALHSIPEGSGDLFY, from the coding sequence ATGGGGAACTGCCTGGTGATCCAAGACAGAAAGGAGATCAAGGTGATGAGCGTCGGCGATGGCGAGATCCTCAAGGCGCTCCCGCCACCCCTCTCTAAGGGCGCCGTCGCACGGGTCTCTGGCTCCGACACCGATGACGCGCTCCGGGCGCAgaagcaacacctcgacgtccggGTGGGCGACTTGGGGCAGCTGCATCGTTTGTTCCCCTCCGACGTGAAGGCACCTTCCGCTGTCGCTGACCCTGGAGCCGTCATGAGGGTGAAGCTGGTCATCAGCAAGCAGGAGCTCAGGCGGATGCTGGGCAAGGACGACCAGGCCGTCTCCCTGGACGACATGGTGGCTCTCATGCGAAGAGGATCGGAAgatcagcaccaggaggagatCGGTTGCTGCAGAGGGTGGCGGCCTGCCTTGCACAGCATACCTGAAGGAAGCGGTGATTTATTCTATTAG